From a single Pseudalkalibacillus hwajinpoensis genomic region:
- the rplD gene encoding 50S ribosomal protein L4: MPKVTMFNQTGAQVGDIELAEAIFGIEPNESVMYDAVIMQQASLRQGNHDVKNRSEVRGGGAKPWRQKGTGRARQGSIRSPQWVGGGVVFGPTPRSYSYKLPKKVRRLAIKSALSSKLQTEDMVIVDSISFDAPKTKEMKSVLTSLSAESKALIVTGDYNEAVALSARNIPGVTVVTSAGLNILDVLKADKLVMTKDAVEKVEEVLA; encoded by the coding sequence GTGCCTAAAGTAACAATGTTCAACCAAACCGGAGCACAAGTCGGCGACATCGAACTCGCTGAAGCAATCTTCGGGATCGAACCAAACGAAAGTGTTATGTATGATGCGGTTATCATGCAGCAAGCATCTTTGCGTCAAGGTAACCATGACGTAAAAAATCGTTCAGAAGTACGCGGTGGTGGAGCTAAACCATGGCGCCAAAAAGGAACAGGTCGTGCTCGTCAGGGCTCAATCCGTTCTCCACAATGGGTTGGCGGTGGAGTAGTATTTGGTCCGACACCAAGAAGCTATTCTTACAAGCTACCTAAAAAGGTTCGCCGTTTGGCAATCAAATCTGCTTTGTCTTCTAAGTTGCAAACAGAAGACATGGTTATCGTGGACAGTATTTCTTTTGATGCTCCAAAAACAAAAGAAATGAAATCCGTACTAACAAGCTTATCAGCAGAAAGCAAGGCGCTTATCGTTACAGGCGACTATAACGAAGCTGTTGCATTATCTGCACGCAATATTCCTGGTGTTACTGTTGTAACTTCAGCTGGACTTAATATTCTTGATGTCCTTAAAGCTGATAAACTAGTTATGACAAAAGACGCTGTGGAAAAAGTAGAGGAGGTGCTAGCGTAA
- the rplB gene encoding 50S ribosomal protein L2 has product MAIKKYKPTTNGRRGMSVSDFAEITTDQPEKSLLAPIHRKGGRNNQGRLTVRHQGGGHKRKYRVIDFKRDKDGIPGRVATIEYDPNRSANIALINYADGEKRYILAPKGIKVGTEIMSGVDADIKVGNALPLINIPVGTTIHNIELKPGRGGQLVRSAGAEAQLLGKEGRYVLVRLRSGETRMILSTCRATIGQVGNLEHELINIGKAGRSRWLGIRPTVRGSVMNPVDHPHGGGEGRAPIGRKSPMSPWGKPTLGFKTRKKNKDSDKYIVRRRKK; this is encoded by the coding sequence ATGGCGATTAAAAAGTATAAACCGACCACAAACGGTCGTCGTGGGATGTCAGTATCTGACTTTGCTGAAATCACAACGGACCAGCCGGAAAAATCGTTGCTTGCACCGATTCATAGAAAAGGCGGACGTAACAACCAGGGTCGCTTAACAGTTCGTCACCAGGGTGGCGGTCATAAGCGTAAATACCGTGTTATTGACTTTAAACGAGACAAAGATGGAATACCAGGACGCGTTGCTACGATCGAATACGATCCGAACCGTTCTGCTAACATCGCTCTTATCAACTATGCTGATGGAGAAAAGCGTTACATTCTTGCTCCGAAAGGAATTAAAGTAGGAACTGAAATCATGTCTGGCGTTGATGCTGACATTAAAGTAGGGAACGCTCTTCCACTAATCAACATCCCAGTTGGTACTACAATTCATAACATTGAACTTAAGCCGGGCCGCGGCGGACAACTTGTTCGTTCTGCTGGTGCAGAAGCTCAGCTTCTTGGTAAAGAAGGTAGATACGTACTTGTACGTCTTCGTTCTGGAGAAACTCGTATGATTCTTTCTACTTGCCGCGCAACAATCGGCCAGGTTGGTAACCTTGAGCACGAGCTTATCAATATTGGTAAAGCTGGTCGTTCTCGCTGGTTGGGCATCCGTCCTACAGTTCGTGGTTCTGTAATGAACCCTGTTGATCACCCACACGGTGGTGGTGAAGGTCGTGCACCGATCGGACGTAAATCACCAATGTCACCATGGGGCAAACCAACCCTTGGATTTAAGACTCGTAAGAAAAACAAAGACTCCGACAAGTACATCGTACGCCGTCGCAAAAAATAA
- the rplX gene encoding 50S ribosomal protein L24, with protein MHVKKGDKVKVISGKDKGKQGVILEAYPKKDRVIVEGVNLVKKHSKPSQVNPQGGILEQEAAIHVSNVMALDPKSGEPTRVGYKVDNGKKVRISKKSGEVLDK; from the coding sequence ATGCACGTAAAAAAGGGAGATAAAGTAAAAGTTATTTCTGGTAAGGATAAAGGTAAACAAGGTGTGATCCTTGAAGCTTACCCGAAAAAAGATAGAGTTATCGTTGAAGGTGTCAACCTTGTTAAGAAACACTCGAAACCATCACAGGTAAATCCTCAAGGTGGAATCCTCGAGCAGGAAGCAGCGATCCACGTTTCTAACGTAATGGCGCTAGATCCGAAGTCTGGTGAACCTACTCGCGTTGGATACAAAGTAGACAACGGTAAGAAAGTTCGAATCTCAAAAAAATCCGGTGAAGTACTCGATAAGTAG
- the rplE gene encoding 50S ribosomal protein L5 — MNRFQEKYQNETKPVLMEKFNYSSVMEVPKLDKIVINMGVGDAVQNPKALDTAVEELELISGQKPLITRAKKSIAGFKLREDMPIGAKVTLRGTRMYEFIDKLISVSLPRVRDFRGISKKSFDGRGNYTLGIKEQLIFPEIDYDKVNKVRGMDIVIVTTANTDEESREMLTHLGMPFQK, encoded by the coding sequence ATGAATCGTTTCCAAGAAAAGTATCAAAATGAAACAAAACCAGTCCTAATGGAAAAATTTAATTATTCTTCTGTTATGGAAGTTCCAAAGCTAGATAAGATTGTAATCAACATGGGTGTCGGCGACGCTGTCCAGAACCCTAAAGCTCTTGATACAGCTGTTGAGGAGCTTGAGTTGATCTCAGGTCAAAAACCACTGATCACTCGTGCTAAAAAGTCTATCGCTGGCTTTAAGCTTCGTGAAGACATGCCAATCGGTGCAAAAGTTACATTACGCGGAACTCGCATGTATGAATTCATAGACAAACTGATTTCTGTATCACTACCACGTGTACGTGACTTCAGAGGTATTTCTAAGAAATCATTCGACGGTCGTGGTAACTACACACTTGGTATTAAAGAACAGTTGATTTTCCCTGAAATTGATTACGATAAAGTTAATAAAGTACGCGGAATGGACATCGTTATCGTAACGACAGCTAATACGGACGAAGAGAGCCGTGAAATGTTGACACATCTAGGTATGCCATTTCAAAAGTAA
- the rplN gene encoding 50S ribosomal protein L14: MIQQESRLKSADNSGARELLCIKVLGGSGRKTANVGDVIVCSVKQATPGGVVKKGEVVRAVIVRSKSGVRRQDGSYIKFDENAAVVIRDDKGPRGTRIFGPVARELRDNQFMKIVSLAPEVL; this comes from the coding sequence ATGATTCAACAGGAATCTCGTTTGAAATCAGCTGACAACTCTGGTGCACGTGAATTGCTATGTATCAAAGTTCTTGGTGGCTCTGGTCGCAAAACTGCTAATGTCGGTGACGTAATTGTTTGTTCGGTGAAACAGGCAACACCTGGAGGCGTTGTTAAGAAGGGTGAAGTCGTAAGAGCCGTTATTGTACGCAGTAAAAGTGGCGTTCGTCGTCAAGATGGTTCATACATCAAGTTTGACGAAAACGCAGCGGTTGTTATCCGTGATGACAAAGGGCCGCGTGGAACACGTATTTTCGGACCGGTAGCTCGTGAACTTCGCGACAACCAGTTTATGAAAATCGTATCTCTTGCTCCAGAAGTTCTTTAA
- the rpsH gene encoding 30S ribosomal protein S8: protein MVMTDPIADMLTRIRNANTVRHEKLELPASNSKRNIAEILKREGFVRDVEIIEDSKQGIIRIFLKYGSNNERVITGLKRISKPGLRVYAKADEVPRVLGGLGIALVSTSKGIMTDKEARQQQVGGEVLAYVW, encoded by the coding sequence ATGGTCATGACTGATCCAATTGCAGATATGCTTACAAGAATTCGTAATGCGAACACAGTTCGTCACGAAAAACTAGAGTTACCTGCATCTAATTCGAAGAGAAATATCGCTGAAATCCTCAAACGTGAAGGTTTCGTACGTGATGTTGAAATCATCGAAGACAGCAAACAAGGAATCATCCGTATCTTCTTGAAATACGGTTCAAATAACGAGCGCGTTATTACTGGATTGAAGAGAATCAGTAAACCTGGTCTTCGCGTATATGCTAAAGCAGACGAAGTACCACGTGTACTTGGCGGTTTAGGAATCGCTCTTGTTTCTACTTCTAAAGGAATTATGACGGACAAAGAAGCTCGTCAACAGCAAGTAGGCGGCGAAGTACTCGCGTACGTTTGGTAA
- the rplC gene encoding 50S ribosomal protein L3, producing MTKGILGRKVGMTQVFADNGDIIPVTVIEAEPNVVLQKKAVDTDGYEAIQIGFADKKKSRFNKPEEGHATKASTTPKRFVKEIRNAEGSYEIGQEVKVGIFNEGDVVDVTGTSKGKGFQGAIKRHNQSRGPMTHGSRYHRRPGSMGPIDPMRVMKGKLLPGRMGGERVTVQNLEIVKVDAERNVILVKGNVPGAKKSYVTIQSAVKAQEAK from the coding sequence ATGACCAAAGGAATCTTAGGAAGAAAAGTAGGCATGACGCAAGTCTTTGCTGACAACGGAGATATCATCCCGGTAACTGTGATTGAAGCAGAACCTAACGTTGTCCTTCAAAAGAAAGCTGTTGATACGGATGGATATGAAGCAATTCAAATCGGATTCGCTGATAAGAAGAAATCTCGTTTCAACAAGCCTGAAGAGGGCCATGCTACAAAAGCTAGCACTACACCTAAGCGCTTCGTGAAGGAAATTCGTAACGCGGAAGGTAGTTACGAAATTGGTCAGGAAGTCAAGGTTGGTATCTTTAACGAAGGTGACGTGGTTGATGTAACTGGTACGTCCAAAGGGAAAGGTTTCCAGGGTGCAATCAAGCGCCATAACCAATCTCGCGGACCAATGACACACGGTTCACGTTATCACCGTCGTCCAGGTTCAATGGGACCTATCGATCCAATGCGTGTAATGAAAGGTAAACTTCTACCTGGTCGCATGGGTGGCGAACGTGTAACAGTTCAAAACCTTGAAATCGTTAAAGTTGATGCAGAACGTAACGTAATTCTTGTTAAAGGTAACGTACCTGGAGCTAAGAAAAGCTACGTAACTATACAAAGCGCGGTTAAAGCACAAGAAGCTAAGTAA
- the rplP gene encoding 50S ribosomal protein L16, which translates to MLLPKRVKYRREHRGKMRGRAKGGTEVAFGEYGLQALEASWITNRQIEAARIAMTRYMKRGGKVWIKIFPSKPYTAKPLEVRMGSGKGAPEGWVAVVKPGKICFEIAGVSEEVAREALRLASHKLPIKTKFVKREEVGGDTNES; encoded by the coding sequence ATGTTGTTACCTAAACGTGTTAAATACCGCAGAGAACATCGCGGAAAAATGCGCGGACGTGCTAAAGGTGGCACTGAAGTAGCATTCGGCGAATACGGTCTACAAGCTCTTGAAGCTAGCTGGATCACAAACCGTCAAATCGAAGCGGCTCGTATCGCTATGACTCGTTACATGAAACGTGGCGGTAAAGTCTGGATTAAAATTTTCCCATCAAAACCTTACACTGCTAAACCACTTGAAGTACGAATGGGTTCCGGTAAAGGTGCTCCTGAAGGTTGGGTAGCTGTAGTAAAGCCAGGGAAAATCTGTTTTGAAATCGCAGGTGTATCTGAAGAAGTAGCGCGCGAAGCACTTCGCCTTGCTTCTCACAAATTGCCTATTAAAACTAAGTTCGTAAAACGCGAAGAAGTGGGTGGTGACACAAATGAAAGCTGA
- a CDS encoding type Z 30S ribosomal protein S14, with protein MAKKSMIAKQKRQAKFKVQEYTRCERCGRPHSVIRKFKLCRICFRELAHKGQIPGVKKASW; from the coding sequence GTGGCGAAAAAATCAATGATCGCGAAACAAAAGCGTCAAGCTAAGTTTAAAGTTCAGGAATACACTCGTTGTGAGCGTTGCGGACGTCCTCACTCTGTTATTCGTAAATTTAAACTATGCCGTATTTGTTTCCGGGAACTTGCACACAAAGGTCAAATCCCAGGCGTTAAAAAGGCTAGCTGGTAA
- the rpsS gene encoding 30S ribosomal protein S19, with protein sequence MGRSLKKGPFVDDHLMKKVEDLNEKSDKKVIKTWSRRSTVFPEFIGHTFAVYDGRKHVPVYVTEDMVGHKLGEFAPSRTYRGHAADDKKTRR encoded by the coding sequence ATGGGTCGTAGTTTGAAAAAAGGACCTTTTGTCGACGATCATTTAATGAAAAAGGTCGAAGACTTAAATGAAAAGAGCGACAAAAAAGTTATCAAAACTTGGTCACGTCGTTCAACAGTATTCCCAGAGTTTATTGGACACACTTTTGCAGTATATGATGGACGCAAGCACGTACCGGTTTATGTTACAGAAGACATGGTCGGACACAAGCTTGGTGAATTTGCTCCATCTCGCACATATCGCGGGCATGCTGCAGATGACAAAAAAACTAGACGTTAA
- the rplF gene encoding 50S ribosomal protein L6 — translation MSRVGLKPVEIPSGVTIDIKGDVVTVKGPKGELSRTFNPDIKVNIDENVLTVARPSDHKEHRALHGTTRSLIANMVEGVTKGFEKGLEIIGVGYRASKSGQKLVLNVGYSHPVEMVPEEGIEIEVPSNTKVLVKGIDKERVGAVAANIRAVRTPEPYKGKGIRYENEYVRRKEGKTGK, via the coding sequence ATGTCACGTGTCGGACTTAAACCGGTTGAAATCCCAAGTGGTGTAACAATCGATATCAAAGGAGACGTTGTAACGGTTAAAGGACCTAAAGGGGAACTTTCTCGTACATTCAATCCAGATATTAAAGTAAACATTGATGAGAACGTGCTAACAGTAGCTCGTCCATCAGATCATAAAGAGCACCGTGCTCTTCACGGAACGACTCGCAGCCTGATCGCTAACATGGTTGAAGGTGTGACTAAAGGCTTTGAAAAAGGTCTTGAAATCATCGGGGTTGGTTATCGTGCTAGTAAATCCGGTCAAAAGCTTGTGCTTAACGTAGGATACTCTCACCCAGTTGAGATGGTACCTGAGGAAGGCATTGAAATCGAAGTTCCTTCAAACACAAAAGTGCTTGTAAAAGGAATTGATAAAGAACGCGTTGGAGCTGTTGCAGCAAACATCCGCGCTGTCCGTACTCCAGAACCTTACAAAGGTAAAGGAATTCGTTATGAGAACGAATATGTACGTCGTAAAGAAGGTAAAACAGGTAAATAG
- the rpsC gene encoding 30S ribosomal protein S3, which yields MGQKINPVGLRIGVIRDWESKWYADKDYANLLHEDIKIREYIEKRLKDASVSAVEIERAANRVNVTVKTAKPGMVIGKGGSEVESLRKSLAELTGKKVHVNIFEIKQADIDATLVADNIARQLENRVSFRRAMKQTIQRAMRSGAKGIKTQVSGRLNGADIARSESYSEGTVPLHTLRADIDYGTAEADTTYGKLGVKIWIYRGEVLPTKGTQKEEGGK from the coding sequence GTGGGTCAGAAAATTAATCCGGTAGGACTTCGAATTGGCGTCATCCGTGATTGGGAGTCTAAATGGTACGCAGACAAAGATTACGCTAACCTTTTACACGAAGATATCAAAATTCGTGAATATATTGAAAAACGTTTGAAGGATGCATCTGTTTCAGCTGTTGAAATCGAACGTGCAGCAAACCGAGTAAATGTTACAGTGAAAACTGCTAAGCCTGGTATGGTAATCGGTAAAGGTGGTTCTGAAGTTGAGTCTCTTCGTAAGTCTCTCGCGGAACTAACAGGCAAAAAAGTACATGTGAACATTTTTGAAATTAAGCAAGCTGACATCGACGCAACTCTAGTTGCTGATAACATCGCTCGTCAACTTGAAAATCGCGTTTCATTCCGTCGCGCTATGAAGCAAACTATCCAGCGTGCGATGAGATCTGGCGCTAAAGGAATTAAAACACAGGTATCTGGCCGTCTAAACGGTGCTGATATCGCTCGTTCTGAATCATACAGTGAAGGTACTGTACCTCTTCATACACTTCGTGCTGACATCGATTATGGTACTGCAGAAGCAGATACTACTTACGGTAAGCTTGGTGTGAAGATCTGGATCTATCGTGGTGAAGTCCTTCCAACGAAAGGAACGCAAAAAGAGGAAGGGGGAAAATAA
- the rplW gene encoding 50S ribosomal protein L23: MNARDIIKRPVITEATTDVMADKKYTFEVDTRANKTQIKSALEEIFGVKVAGVNTQNYMGKKKRVGRHSGFTPRRKKAIVTLTPESKELDFFEGV; the protein is encoded by the coding sequence ATGAACGCTCGTGACATCATCAAGCGCCCCGTTATTACAGAAGCTACTACAGATGTAATGGCAGACAAAAAGTATACTTTCGAAGTTGATACTCGTGCTAACAAAACTCAAATCAAGAGTGCTCTAGAAGAAATCTTCGGAGTTAAAGTTGCTGGAGTAAACACTCAAAATTATATGGGTAAAAAGAAACGTGTTGGCCGCCACAGCGGATTTACACCACGTCGCAAAAAAGCTATCGTGACGCTTACACCAGAAAGCAAAGAATTGGATTTCTTTGAAGGCGTCTAA
- the rpsQ gene encoding 30S ribosomal protein S17: protein MSERNNRKVYTGRVVSDKMDKTITVMVETYKMHPLYGKRVKYSKKLKAHDENNTAKINDVVRIMETRPVSKDKRFRLVEVIEEAVII from the coding sequence ATGAGCGAACGCAATAATCGCAAAGTATACACTGGGCGTGTAGTCTCTGACAAAATGGATAAGACAATTACTGTTATGGTTGAGACATACAAAATGCACCCGTTATACGGTAAACGCGTTAAGTATTCTAAGAAGCTTAAAGCACATGACGAAAACAACACTGCAAAAATCAACGATGTGGTACGTATCATGGAAACTCGTCCAGTTTCTAAAGATAAACGTTTCCGCCTTGTAGAAGTGATTGAAGAAGCAGTTATTATCTAA
- the rpsJ gene encoding 30S ribosomal protein S10, translated as MAKQKIRIRLKAYDHRILDQSAEKIVETAKRSGAQVSGPIPLPTEKSVYTVLRAVHKYKDSREQFEMRTHKRLIDIIEPTPQTVDSLMRLDLPSGVDIEIKL; from the coding sequence ATGGCAAAGCAAAAGATTCGTATTCGTTTAAAAGCATATGATCACCGTATTCTTGATCAGTCTGCTGAGAAAATTGTAGAAACAGCAAAACGTTCAGGTGCGCAAGTATCCGGACCTATCCCGTTGCCGACGGAAAAATCTGTTTACACAGTTCTACGTGCGGTACACAAGTACAAAGATTCTCGTGAGCAGTTTGAAATGCGTACGCATAAGCGTCTAATCGATATCATCGAGCCGACACCACAAACAGTTGACTCGTTAATGCGTTTGGACCTACCGTCTGGCGTTGACATTGAAATTAAACTTTAA
- the rplR gene encoding 50S ribosomal protein L18, with product MITKADKNKARQKRHARVRRSVSGTTERPRLNVFRSNKNIYAQLIDDIKGVTIVAASSMEQGIDVENGGNTEAAVKIGETIAKRAVEAGYSEVVFDRGGYLYHGRVKALADAAREAGLKF from the coding sequence ATGATCACTAAAGCCGATAAAAACAAAGCGCGTCAAAAAAGACACGCTCGCGTTCGCCGCAGCGTTTCCGGCACAACTGAACGTCCGCGTCTAAACGTATTCCGTTCTAATAAGAACATCTATGCACAGCTTATCGATGACATCAAAGGTGTTACAATCGTTGCAGCTTCTAGCATGGAACAAGGAATTGACGTTGAGAACGGCGGTAACACAGAAGCAGCCGTTAAAATCGGTGAAACAATCGCAAAGCGTGCAGTTGAAGCAGGATATTCAGAAGTGGTTTTCGACCGCGGAGGATACCTTTATCACGGACGTGTAAAAGCTCTTGCAGACGCAGCGCGTGAAGCAGGACTGAAATTTTAA
- the rpmC gene encoding 50S ribosomal protein L29 encodes MKAEEIRNLTTAEIEQKAKSFKEELFNLRFQLATGQLENPARIREVRKSIARANTVLRERELGITNG; translated from the coding sequence ATGAAAGCTGAGGAAATTCGTAACTTGACCACTGCCGAAATCGAGCAGAAAGCGAAATCGTTTAAAGAAGAACTTTTCAATCTTCGCTTTCAACTTGCTACAGGTCAACTGGAAAACCCAGCCCGCATTCGTGAAGTCCGTAAATCAATCGCTCGCGCAAACACAGTTTTGCGTGAAAGAGAGTTAGGAATCACAAACGGTTAA
- the tuf gene encoding elongation factor Tu, translating into MSKEKFDRSKPHVNIGTVGHVDHGKTTLTAAITSVLHKRSGSGTAMAYDQIDGAPEERERGITISTAHVEYETENRHYAHVDCPGHADYVKNMITGAAQMDGGILVVSAADGPMPQTREHILLSRQVGVPVLVVFLNKCDMVDDEELLELVEMEVRDLLSEYDFDGDEVPVIKGSALKALEGDEEYEAKIFELMDAVDEYIPTPTRDTDKPFMMPVEDVFSITGRGTVATGRVERGQIKVGDEVEILGLAEENKKTTVTGVEMFRKLLDYAEAGDNIGALLRGVSRDDIQRGQVLVKPGTVKAHTKFQAEVYVLSKEEGGRHTPFFANYRPQFYFRTTDVTGTIALPEGVEMVMPGDNIEMTVELIAPIAIEDGTKFSIREGGRTVGAGVVATITE; encoded by the coding sequence ATGTCAAAAGAAAAATTCGACCGCTCCAAGCCCCATGTTAACATTGGTACAGTTGGTCACGTTGACCATGGTAAAACTACTCTAACAGCTGCGATCACTTCTGTGCTTCACAAGCGTTCAGGTAGCGGTACTGCTATGGCTTATGACCAAATCGATGGTGCTCCAGAAGAGCGCGAACGTGGAATCACAATTTCAACTGCACACGTTGAGTACGAAACTGAAAACCGTCACTATGCACACGTTGACTGCCCAGGTCACGCTGACTATGTTAAAAACATGATCACTGGTGCTGCACAGATGGACGGCGGAATCCTAGTAGTTTCTGCTGCTGACGGCCCAATGCCACAAACTCGTGAGCATATCCTTCTTTCTCGTCAAGTTGGTGTTCCTGTTCTTGTTGTATTCTTGAACAAATGTGACATGGTTGATGACGAAGAACTACTTGAACTAGTTGAAATGGAAGTTCGTGATCTTCTTTCTGAATACGACTTCGATGGCGATGAAGTTCCAGTAATCAAAGGTTCTGCTCTTAAAGCTCTTGAAGGCGACGAAGAGTATGAAGCTAAAATCTTTGAACTTATGGACGCTGTTGATGAGTATATCCCAACTCCAACTCGTGACACTGACAAGCCATTCATGATGCCAGTTGAGGACGTATTCTCAATCACTGGTCGTGGTACAGTAGCAACTGGCCGTGTTGAGCGTGGACAAATCAAAGTCGGTGACGAAGTTGAAATTCTTGGTCTTGCTGAAGAGAACAAGAAAACAACAGTTACTGGTGTTGAAATGTTCCGTAAGCTTCTTGACTATGCTGAAGCTGGCGACAACATTGGTGCACTTCTTCGCGGTGTTTCTCGTGATGACATTCAGCGTGGACAAGTTCTTGTTAAGCCAGGAACTGTAAAAGCTCACACTAAGTTCCAAGCTGAAGTTTACGTTCTTTCTAAAGAAGAGGGTGGACGTCATACTCCATTCTTCGCTAACTACCGTCCTCAGTTCTACTTCCGTACAACTGACGTAACTGGTACAATCGCTCTTCCTGAAGGCGTTGAAATGGTTATGCCTGGAGACAACATCGAAATGACAGTTGAACTAATCGCTCCTATCGCAATTGAAGATGGAACGAAGTTCTCTATCCGTGAAGGTGGACGTACTGTAGGCGCAGGCGTTGTAGCAACAATCACTGAGTAA
- the rplV gene encoding 50S ribosomal protein L22: protein MQAKAVAKHVRIAPRKARLVVDLIRGKQVGEAIAILRNTNKAASPVVEKVLNSAIANAEHNLELEPNNLTVSQVFVDEGVTMKRFRPRAMGRASRINKRTSHITVVVSEKKEG from the coding sequence ATGCAAGCTAAAGCTGTTGCAAAACACGTGCGTATTGCTCCTCGTAAAGCACGCTTAGTCGTAGATCTCATTCGAGGAAAGCAAGTCGGCGAAGCTATTGCGATTTTGCGCAACACAAACAAAGCTGCTTCTCCAGTAGTTGAGAAAGTGCTTAACTCTGCGATCGCTAATGCAGAGCACAATCTTGAGCTTGAACCGAACAATCTTACGGTTTCTCAAGTGTTTGTGGACGAAGGAGTAACAATGAAACGTTTCCGCCCACGTGCTATGGGTAGAGCTAGCCGCATCAACAAGCGTACTAGCCATATCACAGTCGTGGTATCAGAAAAGAAGGAGGGATAA